Proteins found in one Mucilaginibacter inviolabilis genomic segment:
- a CDS encoding alpha/beta hydrolase: MKTQANISKPASVILTLTTGVQPIDPAQDPHIESNVKAFLNVLNSGDGKPLEELSPVDARAVLTGAQESVQFDYTDITVTEKTITADGQPLLLHVVKPAGATGVLPVFMFFHGGGWVLGDFPTHKRLVRDLVVASGAAAVFVNYTPSPEAQYPTAINQAYAATKWVAENGAEIGVDGKNLAVAGNSVGGNMTAIVSLMAKNNNGPKIKLQVLLWPVTDANFETGSYNQYATDRFLTKNMMKWFWDNYTTDANKRKEIYASPLQATLEQLKDLPPAIVQVAENDVLRDEGEAYARKLDEAGVPVKSLRFNGMIHDWGLLNPLAHVPGVKAAMLQAGTELKNALAK, encoded by the coding sequence ATGAAAACACAAGCCAACATCAGCAAACCAGCTTCAGTTATCCTTACTTTAACTACAGGCGTTCAACCTATTGATCCAGCACAGGATCCGCACATCGAAAGCAATGTTAAAGCGTTTTTAAATGTGCTTAACTCAGGCGACGGTAAACCGCTCGAAGAACTTTCACCCGTTGATGCCCGCGCGGTACTCACCGGCGCGCAGGAATCGGTACAGTTTGATTATACAGACATCACCGTTACCGAAAAAACTATTACTGCCGATGGTCAGCCCCTTTTATTACATGTTGTAAAACCTGCCGGTGCAACAGGTGTGTTACCGGTGTTCATGTTTTTTCACGGTGGTGGTTGGGTACTGGGCGATTTCCCTACACACAAACGCCTGGTTCGCGACCTGGTAGTAGCATCAGGCGCAGCCGCGGTATTTGTAAACTATACGCCATCGCCAGAAGCGCAATACCCAACTGCTATTAACCAGGCTTACGCCGCCACCAAATGGGTAGCCGAAAACGGTGCCGAAATTGGTGTAGATGGTAAAAACCTGGCTGTTGCCGGTAATAGTGTTGGCGGTAATATGACTGCGATAGTTTCCTTAATGGCCAAAAACAATAACGGTCCTAAAATTAAATTACAGGTACTGTTATGGCCAGTTACTGATGCCAATTTTGAAACCGGCTCATACAATCAATATGCAACAGATCGTTTCCTGACCAAAAACATGATGAAATGGTTCTGGGATAACTATACCACCGATGCCAACAAACGCAAAGAAATTTATGCATCACCCTTACAGGCTACACTTGAACAATTGAAAGATTTGCCTCCAGCTATAGTTCAGGTTGCCGAAAACGATGTATTGCGTGATGAAGGCGAAGCTTATGCCCGCAAACTGGATGAAGCCGGTGTGCCTGTAAAATCCCTGCGTTTTAATGGTATGATACATGATTGGGGTCTGCTTAACCCGCTGGCACACGTTCCCGGCGTT
- a CDS encoding helix-turn-helix domain-containing protein: MAHFKQFAFKKFGFFDFQHDILQKLQQDDYSGFIKIVFVKAGGKVVIDFTDYQLEQDALFFINVGQYHQFSENCVGTMIYYNRDFYCVEIHDKEVACDGILFHNVYEIPVVLLSAQSSLTAQHLIGEVKSEFERDDSSMEEMLRILLKQLIIKSTRLWKQRHQQTSEDAGAEAEFTRTFSQLVEWHYTRHHTVADYADLLNITPKALNKRITRYSNTSPNDLIKNRIIMEAKRLLAHTNLSVKEIGYKLGYDDPSYFIRLFTKQANTSPQSFRQLYAPQPQLK, encoded by the coding sequence ATGGCCCACTTCAAGCAGTTTGCTTTTAAAAAATTTGGCTTCTTTGATTTTCAGCATGATATTCTGCAAAAGCTTCAGCAGGACGATTATAGCGGCTTTATCAAAATAGTTTTTGTAAAAGCTGGTGGCAAAGTAGTGATCGATTTTACCGATTACCAGCTGGAGCAGGATGCCTTGTTTTTTATCAATGTGGGCCAATATCACCAGTTCTCGGAAAATTGCGTGGGTACGATGATCTATTATAACCGCGATTTTTATTGCGTGGAGATACATGATAAGGAAGTAGCCTGCGATGGCATTCTGTTTCATAATGTGTATGAAATTCCGGTGGTTTTGCTGAGCGCCCAATCGTCACTTACGGCGCAGCACCTCATTGGCGAAGTAAAAAGTGAATTTGAGCGCGATGATAGCTCCATGGAAGAAATGCTGCGGATATTGCTCAAACAGCTCATCATTAAATCGACCCGCTTGTGGAAACAAAGACATCAGCAAACCAGCGAGGATGCCGGTGCCGAGGCGGAGTTTACCCGTACGTTCAGTCAGCTGGTAGAGTGGCACTATACCCGGCACCATACCGTAGCCGACTATGCCGATCTGCTCAACATCACCCCCAAAGCGTTGAACAAACGCATTACCCGTTATAGCAATACCTCGCCCAATGACCTCATCAAAAACCGCATCATCATGGAGGCTAAAAGGCTGCTGGCGCATACCAACCTGAGTGTAAAAGAGATCGGTTACAAGTTAGGTTATGATGATCCATCCTATTTTATCCGCCTGTTTACCAAGCAGGCCAATACCTCGCCGCAAAGTTTCAGGCAGCTTTATGCCCCCCAGCCCCAATTAAAATAA
- a CDS encoding AraC family transcriptional regulator, which translates to MQTRHIFNPFEILFLRLDECPIRTHKHSFFELAYIMDGEGTHNINGNDFRYKPGSLYLLGPLTTHHFTVEKTTSFVFVCFNNIYLKGITTGNEEQHSPENWMHKLEYIFQSKQDQGEIIRNERDKPLVAAIIAGLAAEHEQGPNMQKELVQQLINTLITIVARNITIKCDAKTGGDTIALQIINYVHLNIYDAEKLKAENIAEHFNISTNYISEYFKKQTGENLQQFIINYKLSLAETRLRHSNMRLNEIAYELGFTDESHLTKTFKKYKGESPAQFRKNIRGNDQTPKFKVA; encoded by the coding sequence ATGCAGACCCGCCATATATTTAACCCCTTCGAGATCCTGTTTCTGCGGCTGGACGAATGCCCTATACGCACGCACAAACATTCGTTTTTTGAACTGGCCTATATTATGGATGGTGAGGGTACGCACAATATCAACGGTAACGATTTTAGGTACAAACCCGGCAGTCTTTACCTGCTCGGTCCGCTCACCACGCACCATTTTACCGTTGAAAAAACCACCTCTTTTGTATTTGTATGTTTTAACAACATCTACCTGAAAGGGATAACCACCGGCAACGAAGAACAGCATAGCCCCGAAAACTGGATGCACAAACTGGAATATATTTTTCAGAGCAAGCAGGATCAGGGCGAAATCATCCGCAATGAGCGCGATAAACCCCTGGTGGCGGCCATTATCGCCGGGCTCGCGGCCGAGCACGAACAAGGCCCAAACATGCAAAAGGAGCTGGTACAGCAACTCATCAATACGCTCATCACCATAGTGGCCCGCAACATCACCATCAAATGCGACGCCAAAACCGGGGGCGATACCATTGCCTTACAGATCATCAACTATGTGCACCTGAACATTTACGATGCCGAAAAGTTGAAGGCCGAGAACATTGCCGAGCATTTCAATATCTCCACCAATTACATCAGCGAGTATTTTAAAAAACAAACCGGCGAAAACCTGCAGCAGTTTATCATCAATTACAAACTATCGCTGGCCGAAACGCGGCTGCGCCACAGCAATATGCGCCTGAACGAAATTGCCTATGAACTGGGCTTTACCGACGAAAGCCATCTCACCAAAACATTTAAAAAATACAAGGGAGAATCACCGGCACAATTCAGGAAAAACATACGGGGAAATGATCAAACCCCGAAATTTAAAGTAGCTTAA
- a CDS encoding NADP-dependent oxidoreductase — protein MKAIILSENGGTDKLILKEISKPVIAPNEVLIQTKALSINPVDGFVRQNEIYTKKKLLPQLGEEMILGWDVAGTVVETGSEVSDFKNGDEVFGMVKFPGHAKAYAEYVAAPAGHLAQKPAATSFNDAAAATLAALTAWQGLVTYAKIQPGDKVLIHAAAGGVGHYAIQIAKHFGAYVIGTGSAASKDFILSQGADEFIDYGQEKFEDKVQDADIVFDSIPGDHILRSIKAVKPGGRLVSLLAFFEGEIAEKAKAKDLLTYRIAVESNGEDMKSIAKLMADGKLKSHVSEVYNFEDIPKAQDKVDGGKTRGKVVIAL, from the coding sequence ATGAAAGCTATAATATTAAGTGAAAACGGTGGTACCGATAAACTCATTTTAAAAGAGATCAGCAAACCTGTTATCGCACCAAATGAAGTGCTGATACAAACCAAAGCCCTTAGCATTAACCCGGTTGACGGTTTTGTACGGCAAAATGAGATCTACACCAAAAAGAAACTGTTGCCACAGCTAGGCGAAGAAATGATACTGGGCTGGGATGTTGCTGGCACGGTAGTAGAAACTGGCAGCGAAGTAAGCGATTTTAAAAATGGTGATGAAGTGTTTGGGATGGTTAAATTTCCGGGCCATGCCAAAGCTTATGCCGAGTACGTGGCCGCCCCGGCCGGTCATCTGGCCCAAAAACCTGCTGCTACCTCATTTAACGATGCGGCTGCTGCTACCCTGGCTGCCTTAACCGCCTGGCAGGGACTGGTTACCTACGCCAAAATACAGCCCGGCGATAAGGTGCTGATCCACGCGGCAGCAGGTGGTGTGGGGCATTATGCTATCCAGATAGCCAAACATTTTGGGGCTTATGTAATAGGTACAGGATCGGCAGCAAGCAAGGATTTTATATTGAGCCAGGGCGCCGATGAGTTTATTGACTACGGCCAGGAAAAATTTGAAGACAAAGTACAGGATGCCGACATCGTGTTCGATTCTATTCCAGGCGATCATATCCTGCGCTCTATTAAAGCCGTAAAACCCGGCGGTCGTCTGGTAAGCCTGTTGGCCTTTTTTGAGGGTGAAATTGCCGAAAAGGCTAAAGCTAAAGACTTGCTTACTTACCGCATAGCTGTGGAATCAAATGGGGAGGATATGAAATCGATAGCCAAACTGATGGCCGATGGAAAGTTAAAATCACATGTTTCTGAAGTTTACAACTTTGAAGATATCCCCAAAGCACAGGATAAAGTAGATGGTGGCAAAACCCGGGGTAAAGTGGTGATTGCCTTATGA
- a CDS encoding DUF3078 domain-containing protein, translating into MIVISHPKERIVNEGNLITAGRMNGRYILKTIKHFTFMKKLSLLLAALCMAAISYAQTPTPTPDTAKRWKIHGENTFLISQSSYKNWSAGGVNAFAGNLIFNYDFNYKKDVWSWDNKVILGYGLSKQQDAGWRKNDDRIILNSLLGRQASKYWLYTFYMNFQSQFTKGYDYNTTPKTLISNFLAPAYLTFGPGFAYKRSDNFRVNISPAAARIIIVQNDSLSHVGAFGVTPDHKSLFQFGASLDAYYKVNLVQNISLENILKLYSDYLHKPGDIYTDYTINLFMKVNKFVTVNAGAQLIYDGKTRIPNGDGTSKIALQVKQIFGAGLTYKF; encoded by the coding sequence ATGATAGTAATATCGCATCCGAAAGAACGGATAGTTAATGAGGGAAACCTTATTACAGCGGGTAGGATGAATGGCAGGTATATTTTAAAAACCATTAAACATTTTACCTTTATGAAAAAGCTTTCCCTATTATTAGCCGCACTATGCATGGCAGCCATCAGCTATGCGCAAACCCCCACACCAACGCCCGATACCGCCAAAAGGTGGAAGATTCACGGCGAAAACACTTTTCTGATCAGCCAAAGCTCGTACAAAAACTGGTCGGCTGGTGGTGTAAATGCCTTTGCCGGTAACCTGATATTTAATTACGACTTTAATTATAAAAAAGACGTTTGGAGCTGGGACAATAAAGTGATCCTGGGCTATGGCTTAAGCAAACAGCAGGATGCAGGCTGGCGCAAAAACGACGACCGTATCATCCTGAATAGCTTGCTTGGCCGCCAGGCATCCAAATACTGGCTGTATACATTTTATATGAACTTCCAATCACAGTTTACCAAAGGCTATGATTATAATACCACGCCAAAAACATTAATATCCAATTTCCTGGCTCCGGCATATCTTACCTTCGGCCCGGGTTTTGCGTATAAACGTTCGGATAATTTCAGGGTCAATATTTCGCCTGCCGCGGCACGTATCATTATTGTTCAGAATGATTCACTTTCACATGTTGGGGCTTTTGGTGTTACACCCGATCATAAAAGCCTGTTCCAGTTTGGCGCTTCGTTGGATGCCTACTACAAGGTTAACCTGGTACAAAACATCAGCCTGGAAAACATCCTGAAACTATATTCAGATTACCTGCACAAACCCGGGGATATTTATACCGATTATACCATTAACCTGTTTATGAAAGTAAATAAATTTGTAACCGTAAATGCCGGTGCGCAGTTGATTTATGATGGTAAAACCCGGATACCCAATGGAGATGGAACTTCCAAAATAGCCTTACAGGTTAAACAGATTTTTGGCGCGGGTTTAACGTATAAGTTTTAA
- a CDS encoding DUF1349 domain-containing protein, producing MKTSFNKKIKLTAMICLFAATGAFAQSNPEMKWFNKPTKAAEGNAQKFTFTVDPGTDYWQVTHYGFKRDNGPFYFQEAEGNFEASVKITGSYHELFHQAGLMIRIDEKNWIKTGIEYVDGVQNVSAVVTREVSDWSVVPRHDSPKSVWLKLLRKGDYVEIKYSFDGQKFDMLRLAYFPPNVKAEIGMVAAAPGKLSFPVTFENFKVEAVK from the coding sequence ATGAAAACATCTTTTAACAAAAAAATTAAACTAACCGCTATGATCTGCCTGTTTGCCGCTACCGGCGCTTTTGCGCAAAGTAATCCCGAGATGAAATGGTTTAACAAGCCAACAAAAGCGGCAGAAGGTAATGCCCAAAAGTTCACTTTCACGGTTGATCCGGGTACCGATTACTGGCAGGTGACGCACTATGGTTTTAAGCGCGATAATGGTCCGTTTTACTTCCAGGAAGCGGAGGGTAATTTCGAGGCCAGCGTAAAGATCACCGGCAGCTATCATGAACTGTTTCACCAGGCCGGACTGATGATCCGCATCGACGAAAAAAACTGGATCAAAACCGGTATTGAGTATGTTGACGGTGTGCAGAATGTAAGCGCTGTGGTAACCCGCGAAGTGTCAGACTGGTCGGTAGTGCCGCGTCATGACAGTCCGAAATCGGTGTGGTTAAAGCTGCTGCGCAAAGGCGATTATGTAGAGATCAAATATTCTTTTGACGGACAAAAATTTGATATGCTGCGTCTGGCCTACTTCCCGCCCAATGTAAAGGCCGAAATTGGTATGGTAGCCGCCGCTCCGGGCAAGCTGAGCTTCCCGGTAACTTTCGAAAATTTTAAGGTTGAAGCCGTAAAATAG
- a CDS encoding OmpA/MotB family protein, whose amino-acid sequence MMKYRISILGLLVVAVLGQSCVSTKKYKELDANYTQLQNSTRDLSVKYQTTAQALAVANGRVSSLEDQLKSERSNVKALQDALDKCLNSSNQGSVNISKLVDEINASNRYIQQLVNAKSKSDSLNMVLTNNLTRSLSPQETQDVDVKVLKGVVYISLSDNMLYKSGSYEISDKAGATLSKIAKIITDYSNYDVLIEGNTDNVPISQKNIRNNWDLSALRASSVVQALQNTYQVDPKRLTAGGRGEYNPIADNSTPTGKAQNRRTQIIITPKLDQFMDLIGKAPEQQPIAPQK is encoded by the coding sequence ATGATGAAATATCGAATATCCATCCTGGGGCTGCTTGTAGTAGCAGTTCTTGGACAAAGTTGCGTAAGCACCAAAAAATACAAAGAGCTGGATGCCAACTATACCCAGCTTCAGAACAGCACCCGCGATCTGAGCGTGAAGTACCAAACCACCGCCCAGGCACTGGCCGTAGCCAATGGCCGTGTAAGCAGTTTGGAAGATCAGTTAAAATCTGAACGTTCAAACGTAAAAGCTTTACAGGATGCGCTGGACAAATGTTTAAATTCCAGCAACCAGGGTAGCGTAAACATCTCTAAACTGGTTGATGAGATCAACGCTTCCAACCGTTACATACAGCAATTGGTAAATGCCAAAAGCAAAAGCGATTCGCTTAATATGGTGTTAACCAACAACCTTACCCGTTCATTAAGTCCGCAGGAAACACAGGATGTTGATGTGAAGGTATTGAAAGGCGTGGTTTACATTTCGCTTTCTGATAACATGCTGTACAAATCTGGCAGCTATGAAATATCTGATAAAGCAGGTGCAACCCTAAGCAAAATTGCCAAGATCATTACCGATTACAGCAATTATGATGTGCTGATAGAAGGTAATACCGATAATGTGCCTATCTCGCAGAAAAATATCCGCAACAACTGGGATCTGAGTGCGCTGCGTGCATCGTCAGTTGTACAGGCCCTGCAAAATACTTACCAGGTTGATCCTAAACGCTTAACAGCTGGCGGTCGTGGTGAATACAACCCAATTGCCGATAATAGCACTCCAACCGGTAAAGCGCAAAACAGGCGTACACAAATTATCATCACGCCAAAACTGGATCAGTTTATGGACCTGATAGGCAAAGCACCGGAACAACAGCCGATAGCGCCTCAGAAATAA
- a CDS encoding SDR family oxidoreductase → MTQKLKNKVAVVTGGSSGIGLATAKLFAQQGAQVVITGRNTTNLDNAIVEIGANSLAIPGDVANLADLDRIYQTVSDKLGKIDVLIINAAVYVLAPLANFTEEQFDKLSDINFKGTFFSVQKALPYLNDGASIVLTSSVVAEKGVPNHSAYAATKAAVRSLARSFSAELLDRRIRVNVLTPGPVDTPVFETITSTKAEAEAAKAGMGNFTPAKRVASAHEIAEANLYLASDDSAFMIGGEILIDGGIRSL, encoded by the coding sequence ATGACACAGAAATTGAAAAATAAAGTAGCCGTTGTTACCGGCGGCAGCAGCGGGATAGGATTAGCAACTGCCAAATTATTTGCGCAACAGGGTGCACAGGTAGTCATTACCGGTCGTAATACCACAAACCTGGATAACGCGATTGTCGAAATAGGCGCCAACAGTTTGGCCATACCCGGCGATGTAGCCAACCTGGCCGATCTGGACCGTATATATCAAACAGTTAGCGATAAACTGGGCAAAATTGATGTACTCATTATTAATGCCGCTGTTTATGTACTGGCTCCTTTAGCCAATTTTACCGAAGAACAGTTTGACAAATTAAGCGACATTAACTTTAAAGGCACCTTTTTTAGCGTGCAAAAGGCTTTGCCTTATTTAAATGATGGCGCTTCTATAGTGCTTACCTCATCGGTAGTGGCCGAAAAGGGTGTGCCTAACCACTCGGCATATGCTGCAACAAAGGCAGCCGTACGTTCATTGGCCCGCAGTTTTTCGGCTGAGTTACTTGATCGCAGGATACGCGTTAACGTGTTAACCCCTGGCCCGGTTGATACACCGGTTTTTGAAACTATCACCAGCACCAAAGCAGAAGCCGAAGCCGCCAAAGCCGGCATGGGTAATTTTACTCCGGCCAAGCGTGTAGCCTCTGCCCATGAAATAGCCGAAGCCAACCTGTACCTGGCGTCAGACGATTCGGCGTTTATGATAGGTGGTGAGATATTAATCGATGGCGGTATCAGGTCGTTGTAA
- a CDS encoding Crp/Fnr family transcriptional regulator, giving the protein MATTTFDSLIQHVQKRVSLTEAELAEMLSYFSVKNIKKKQFIIQPDFVARHRNYIVEGAFRAYVIDEKGEERTIQFAIEDWWISDYNSYIYQQPATMFVLALEDSVVLRIDHDQEQRLKAANHKFETFFRIMAERSSAFMQRRIISNLTQSAEERYTDFLEKYPLVAQRLPQYALASYLGMTTEFLSKIRNNKVRRKS; this is encoded by the coding sequence ATGGCTACAACCACATTTGATTCTCTTATTCAACACGTACAAAAACGGGTTAGCTTAACGGAAGCAGAACTTGCCGAAATGCTTTCCTATTTCAGTGTTAAGAATATCAAAAAGAAACAGTTCATCATTCAACCCGACTTTGTAGCCCGGCACCGCAACTATATTGTTGAAGGCGCTTTTCGTGCCTATGTGATAGACGAAAAAGGTGAAGAGCGCACCATCCAGTTCGCCATTGAAGACTGGTGGATATCTGATTATAACAGTTACATTTATCAGCAACCCGCTACCATGTTTGTGCTGGCCCTGGAAGACAGTGTTGTTTTACGCATAGATCATGATCAGGAACAAAGGCTTAAAGCCGCCAATCATAAATTCGAAACCTTTTTCCGCATCATGGCCGAACGCTCTTCTGCTTTTATGCAGCGGCGCATCATATCTAATCTTACCCAATCGGCCGAAGAGCGTTATACCGATTTTTTAGAAAAATACCCGCTGGTTGCACAGCGCCTGCCGCAGTATGCCCTTGCCTCCTATCTGGGCATGACCACAGAGTTCCTTTCCAAGATCCGCAACAACAAGGTGCGCCGTAAAAGTTGA
- a CDS encoding Gfo/Idh/MocA family protein, with protein MEKSRRTFIRQAALAGAGVMLAKNSWSAKSYKRIIGANDRVRVGVVGFSDRHRSSHIPSFMNHYKELNFEVVAVSDIWKRRREEGSAIWKEKMQNNVKAYRNNEEMYDSKTVDAVFISTADFQHARHAIEAVKAGCDAYVEKPFAETMEDNRAALKAVKESGKIVQIGSQRRSGANYHAANDFIRSGKFGPITMVELTWNVNQPGRWRRPELLGLLKEEDTDWKRFIMNRPYEAFDPRKYLEYRLFWPYSSGLPGQWMSHQIDTVHWFTGLKHPRSVVANGGIYMWKDGRRNWDTILAAFDYGPLDDPSTGFQVTFGSRMHNGDEHPAEIYYSNGGELNLNTNKVSPEGGLTQKMADAMHMQANLLPEINLANTEKVVASANTGGDVLTSNHVRNWMECVRSRKEPHAPVEAGYSHSIANIMTNAAVHTGYKATFDEASQEVMANGKVFTY; from the coding sequence ATGGAAAAATCACGCCGTACTTTTATCAGGCAGGCCGCATTGGCGGGTGCCGGTGTAATGCTTGCCAAAAACAGCTGGAGCGCCAAAAGTTATAAACGCATCATTGGTGCTAACGACCGTGTGCGGGTTGGTGTAGTAGGCTTTTCAGACAGGCACCGCAGCTCACATATCCCCAGCTTTATGAACCATTACAAGGAACTCAATTTTGAGGTGGTGGCTGTATCTGATATCTGGAAAAGAAGGCGTGAGGAAGGATCGGCTATCTGGAAAGAGAAGATGCAGAACAATGTAAAAGCCTATCGCAATAACGAGGAAATGTACGACAGCAAAACGGTCGACGCTGTGTTTATCAGCACGGCCGATTTTCAGCACGCCCGCCATGCCATTGAGGCAGTAAAGGCAGGTTGTGATGCTTATGTAGAAAAACCTTTTGCCGAAACCATGGAAGATAACCGTGCGGCGCTCAAAGCGGTAAAGGAATCGGGCAAAATTGTACAGATAGGCTCGCAACGCCGCAGCGGGGCCAATTACCATGCGGCTAATGATTTTATACGCTCGGGCAAATTTGGCCCTATCACCATGGTAGAGCTTACCTGGAATGTAAACCAACCAGGTCGCTGGCGCAGGCCGGAGCTGCTGGGCTTGCTCAAAGAGGAAGATACCGATTGGAAACGCTTTATCATGAACCGTCCTTATGAGGCTTTTGATCCGCGTAAATATTTGGAATACCGCTTGTTCTGGCCATATTCTTCTGGTTTGCCCGGGCAATGGATGAGTCACCAGATTGATACCGTACACTGGTTTACCGGATTGAAACATCCGCGCAGTGTGGTAGCCAACGGAGGGATATACATGTGGAAGGATGGCCGCAGAAATTGGGATACCATTTTAGCAGCTTTTGATTATGGTCCGCTGGATGATCCTTCTACAGGTTTCCAGGTAACTTTTGGCTCGCGCATGCACAATGGCGATGAGCACCCGGCCGAGATCTATTACTCCAACGGCGGCGAGTTGAACCTGAACACCAACAAAGTTTCGCCCGAAGGCGGCCTGACACAAAAAATGGCCGATGCCATGCACATGCAGGCTAACCTGCTGCCCGAGATTAACCTGGCCAATACCGAAAAAGTAGTGGCATCAGCCAATACGGGCGGCGACGTACTCACCTCCAACCACGTACGCAACTGGATGGAATGTGTACGCAGTCGTAAAGAGCCGCATGCACCTGTTGAAGCTGGCTACAGTCATTCTATAGCCAATATCATGACTAACGCCGCCGTACATACCGGCTACAAAGCTACTTTTGACGAGGCATCGCAGGAAGTAATGGCTAACGGGAAGGTGTTTACGTATTAA
- a CDS encoding PmoA family protein, whose protein sequence is MRTIKILSIAILTTISSLAQAQKTESVKIVKVSKDKIDISIGGKPFTSFLFPDTLEKPVLYPLYTAEGTVVTRGFPLMPRPGDPVDHPHHIGIWFNFENLNGLDFWNNSYAIPQSKKHAYGWIRTDKILETKSGSTGVLSYHANWTNQQKEVILEETTRFEFSGDANQRVIDRYTTLTADKDALFKDAKDGLLGLRFAHELQIPDTADQKYTDDKGNVTVVKGGKDHIANGTYLTSAGKTGNDAWSTRGVWCKVYGKMGADSVSIAIIDHPKNINYPTFWHARGYGLFAANPLGEKIFTNGKSEKNLTLKKGESVTFRYRIVISNGAQTISPAKLNELAGSFGKK, encoded by the coding sequence ATGAGAACCATAAAAATTTTAAGCATCGCCATCCTTACAACGATATCCTCATTAGCCCAGGCTCAAAAGACTGAATCGGTAAAGATCGTCAAAGTATCAAAGGACAAAATAGATATTTCTATCGGCGGTAAACCTTTTACCAGTTTCCTGTTTCCCGATACACTGGAAAAGCCTGTGTTATATCCTTTGTATACCGCTGAAGGTACCGTGGTAACCCGTGGTTTCCCGCTGATGCCACGGCCAGGTGATCCGGTTGATCATCCGCATCACATCGGTATCTGGTTCAATTTCGAAAACCTTAACGGGCTCGATTTCTGGAACAATTCCTACGCTATCCCTCAAAGCAAAAAGCACGCTTATGGCTGGATCCGTACGGATAAGATCCTGGAAACCAAGAGTGGAAGCACAGGCGTATTGAGCTACCACGCCAACTGGACCAACCAGCAAAAAGAGGTGATCCTGGAAGAAACCACCCGCTTTGAATTTAGCGGCGATGCCAACCAGCGCGTTATAGACAGGTATACTACGCTGACCGCCGATAAAGATGCTCTTTTTAAAGATGCCAAAGACGGCCTGCTTGGTTTACGTTTTGCCCATGAACTGCAAATCCCAGACACGGCCGACCAAAAATATACCGACGACAAGGGCAACGTAACCGTGGTAAAAGGTGGTAAAGATCATATCGCCAACGGCACTTACCTCACCAGCGCGGGCAAAACCGGTAACGATGCCTGGAGCACCCGGGGCGTATGGTGCAAGGTTTACGGCAAAATGGGTGCCGACTCGGTAAGCATCGCTATCATCGATCATCCTAAAAACATAAATTACCCCACCTTCTGGCATGCCAGGGGTTATGGACTGTTCGCCGCCAATCCCCTTGGCGAAAAAATATTTACCAACGGCAAATCAGAAAAGAACCTGACACTTAAAAAAGGGGAATCGGTAACTTTCCGCTATCGTATCGTGATTAGTAATGGCGCACAAACCATCAGCCCGGCAAAATTGAATGAGCTGGCCGGGAGTTTTGGGAAGAAGTAA
- a CDS encoding DUF4291 domain-containing protein produces MKIDTELYQDSLKRLPDAGQRILAHQKDDLIVVYQAYKHGIADFAVANQYLGGPDFSYSRMSWIKPGFLWMMYRCGWAEKENQERVLALWIQKSDFENILEQAVLSSFNSLYHESHEQWKSDLATKEVRLQWDPDHNPYGNKLQRRAIQIGLKGEALAGFGKKQIRLIEDVTGFVKEQKVLLDDGHINHLAIPVETVFDSKNQQLKDKIGVE; encoded by the coding sequence ATGAAAATAGATACAGAACTATACCAGGATAGCCTGAAAAGGCTCCCTGATGCCGGGCAAAGGATATTGGCGCACCAGAAGGATGATCTGATAGTAGTTTACCAGGCATACAAACACGGCATTGCCGATTTCGCGGTAGCGAACCAGTACCTGGGCGGCCCCGATTTTAGTTATAGCCGGATGTCGTGGATAAAGCCAGGTTTTTTATGGATGATGTACCGTTGCGGCTGGGCCGAAAAGGAAAATCAGGAACGGGTGCTGGCGCTTTGGATACAGAAGTCTGATTTCGAAAACATACTTGAGCAGGCGGTTTTATCATCATTTAACTCCCTATACCATGAAAGCCATGAACAATGGAAAAGTGACCTGGCCACAAAGGAGGTCAGGCTGCAATGGGATCCGGACCATAACCCTTATGGAAATAAACTGCAGCGCCGAGCCATCCAGATTGGATTAAAAGGAGAAGCTTTGGCTGGTTTCGGTAAAAAACAGATCAGGCTGATTGAAGATGTTACCGGTTTTGTGAAGGAGCAAAAAGTGCTTTTAGATGATGGTCATATCAATCATTTAGCTATCCCGGTCGAAACGGTTTTCGATTCAAAAAACCAGCAGCTAAAGGATAAAATTGGGGTAGAGTAA